From the Corynebacterium sp. P3-F1 genome, the window GATAAAGACGCTGTTCTCGACGCGTTGATCTCGCTCATTGAAAGGAGCGCACGATGACCGGACAGAACGATTCCTTTGCTAGGCACAACGATGAAGAGGACCTGGAAGAAACCCAGTTCCAGTACACGCAGTTCAACCCGGACGACTACGAAGGCGAAGTCGTCTCCGAATACGAGGCCTACGAGCAGGCCTATGAGGACGACATCAAAGAAGAGTTCGGAGAAGACTTCGACGATTCCGAGTTCGGTCCCGCTGATTTCGGCGCGGACGACGGTGAGGGCGAGTTCGGTGACTACGAAGACGAGTATGAATACACCGACGAAGAGTGGGAGGAGATCGGGGAGGCCTTCGGAATCACCCCGGACGGCCACATCGAGGAAGCCCTGCCGACCGTGGCCATCGTGGGGCGCCCGAATGTGGGCAAATCCACGCTGGTCAACCGTTTCCTCGGCCGACGTGAAGCCGTCGTCGAGGACCATCCGGGTGTGACCCGCGATCGTGTGAGCTACCTCGCGGACTGGAACGGGCAGCGTTTCTGGGTGCAGGACACCGGCGGTTGGGACCCGGACGCGAAGGGCATTCACGCCTCGATCGCGCACCAGTCGGAAGCGGCGATGGAGGATGCAGACGTCATCGTCATGGTCGTTGACGCCCACGTGGGCGTAACGGATTCCGACGCATTCATGGCGCGCAACCTGCAGCGCTCCGATGTGCCGGTGCTCCTGGTGGCCAATAAATTCGAATCCGAGTCGCAGTGGGGCGATGTCGCCGAGTTCTACTCACTCGGCCTGGGCGACCCGTGGCCAGTCTCGGCGCTGCACGGCCGCGGCGGTGCGGACGTCCTCGACGAGATCGTCAAAGCGTTTCCGGAGGAGCCGAAGGCGGCGGCCTCGATCACGGAGGGCCCGCGCCGCGTAGCACTCGTGGGCAAACCGAATGTGGGCAAGTCGAGTCTGCTGAATAAGCTCTCCAAGTCCGACCGCGCCGTCGTGGACAATGTCGCCGGCACGACTGTAGACCCAGTGGACGAGCTCATTCAGCTCGACGAGAGGCTGTGGCGTTTCATCGACACAGCAGGCCTGCGCAAAAAGGTCAAGAATGCTACCGGGCACGAATACTACGCGTCCCTGCGCACCCGCGGAACGATCGATGCCGCCGAGGTGTGCGTCGTGCTTATCGACGCCTCCCAGGAAATCACCGAGCAAGACCAGCGCGTCATCTCGATGGTGCTCGAAGCGGGCAAGGCCATGGTCATCGCCTTCAATAAATGGGACCTCATGGACGAGGACCGCCGCTACTACTTCGACCGGGAATTCGACCTGCAGTTGAATCAGCTGCCGTGGGTGTCCAAGATCAACATTTCCGCCGAGACGGGCCGTGGCCTGCACCGCCTAGAGAAGGAAATGGTCACCGCGCTGGAGAATTGGGATAAGCGCATCTCCACCGGCCAGCTGAATAACTGGATGCGCGAGGCGATCGCGGCGAACCCGCCGCCGATGAAGAACAACCGCCTGCCGAAGGTCCTCTTCGCCACGATGGTGAGCACCCGTCCGCCGACAATCGTGCTTTTCACTACCGGCTTCCTCGACGGCGGCTACCGCCGCTACTTGGAGCGTAAGTTCCGCGAGCAGTTCGGTTACCACGGCACACCGGTCCGGTTCGCGGTGCGCGTGCGCGAGCGCAACCCGCGGCGCCGGTAGCCCCTTCGATTGCGAAACGAGCAGGAGACCGCCAGATGCCAAATTGTCGGAGCCGAAGGATTGCCCGCACCGTCACCGTGGACGGCATTGAGCGCTCCTACCAGTGCTCCGTCCCTATCACGATTGGCGCCGGCAACCATGGCAAGCCTTTGCCGGTGATCCTGGTTGTCCACGGCAAAGGCGACAACGGCCTCGACTTCCTGATCGGAACCAATCTGGGCACGGCGAACGCCATTGTCGCCGCCCCGACGGGCCAGGGCTTGGCCTGGAGCCCCGCCCCCTATGCGGTCACGACGGTGGAGGAAGACACTGCGTTGATCGATGCGATCCTCGCGGATATCTTTGCGGCGTATCCCGTCGATGAGAGGCGGATCTATTTGGCGGGCTTCTCCAACGGCGGCGGCTTTGCCACCGTGCTAGCCGTCAACGACCCCGAGAGATACGCCGGTGTGGCGACGGTTGCTGGTGCAATTCGCACTGATCTGAACCGGATCGCTTCCGGAGCACCGATCGATTACCTGAACATCCACGGCACCTGGGACGATGTGGTGCCATATGAGGGACAAAACCGCGGTTCGCTCGGGCTGATTCTTCCCGCCGGGGACGTCACTGAGGCCTTTCGGAAGCGCAACGGGGACCGCGCCCGCACAGTTCACATTCCTGTCGAGGGAATGAACCATGAGTGGCCGGCGGGGGTGTGGGCCCGCAGCCGAGGCATCGACGTGACCGAGGAGATTCTTGGTTTCTTCGGTATGGAAACGCTGACCTAAAGCGGCTCGCGCGTTCACCCGGAAAGGGCCGAGATCTTAGTCTTCTCCTGCGCGCCTGTACAGGAAGGCGTCCGTGCGGTAAGGCAGCGGAATCGGCTGGCCGGGATCGAAACCGAGACGGTCGTAGAGATACCAATTCAAGTTGGCAGCGACTTTCTGCCGTGTGGCTTCATTCGCACGCAGCCAGTAGGACCGGGTGCGCGCGAGCGCGAAAAGGTGCTCCGGCGTCACTGCCTCGAACCAGCGAGTGCGCAACTCTCGCTGCAGCTTCCACGGAGCGGTGACGGTGGGGTAGAAGCCTTCACGGTGCACGTCCCCGGAGTGGCTGATGCGCGACAAGCGCAACACCCACGGGTGGGAGACATCGAGTGTGTTCCAGCACAGCATCAGAGCGCCGCCTTGGGCGACGACTCTGTCGGCTTCCGCAGACGCAGCCGCCGTGTCGACCCAATGCCACGTCTGCGCACTCACGTATGCGTCCATGCTGCCCCCCGCTAGGGCAGTGGCTTCCGCCGTGGCGCGCCACACCGGTACGTCCGGAAGCCGGGAACGCAGCATGCCGAGCATGCTCATCGATGGATCCAGCGCCCCCACGAACCGCCCCGGTCGGAGCAGCGTGGAGGTGAGTTTTCCTGTGCCTGCGCCCACGTCGATAAGCGAACGCGCCTCGGCGACGAGCTCAGCGACATCTGGCGGATAGGTTGGGCGGACATCGTCGTAATCATCCGAGCCGGACCTGAACGCGGTTGCTGTGCGTACGCGAGCTGCATCGGTGACAAAACCCGGATTCTCTTTCGCGCTCGGCTTGAAATGCCGCGGCTCCGGGTGCGTATTCATGGAGTGAAATGTACCCGCTTATCCGAGCCCAGTGAATTCACCATGAACGTTCACTGTGAACGCTTCCGGCTCGCCACGCAAAAACCTCGCGCGACTAATACGATGGCGTAGGTTCACGTGCGGGACGTTTCCCGCACCGTATGACTAATGCTCCAACGAAGGATGACTCGCACCCCCGTGAAACGACACACACGCATCACCGCCGCGAGTGCGGCACTTGTGCTCACAGCCTCCGCGCTGGGGGCGTGCGGGGACCGCAAGGACGACCTCCAGGTGACGGACGCTGCCAACGAGTCGCGTGAGGAGCTCGCTGAGGTTGAAGCTGATTTCTCCGGCGAGCCGAGCACCTTCACCCAAACGATGAAGGTCGCCGGCCGGGAACGCGAGTATATGGTCACCACCCCTCCGAATGTGGACGAGCGTGAAGGCCTCCCTCTGATTTTCGTCTTCCACGGGTACAAGATGACCGACAAATCTATGCGTTCAATGACGGAATTCGACAAAGCTAACGCCGTTGTCGTGTACATGCAAGGGGTGAATAGTGCGTGGGCACCCGCGCCTTACGCTGCCACCTCCGGCGATGAGGACCTCGAATTTTTCGATGCGGTGCGCCAGGAAATGCTCGACAAATACCCGATCGACCCGTCGCGCGTCTTTGCTGCCGGGCATTCGAACGGCGGCGGGTTCGCTGCGTACACCGCCTGCAACCGCGCGCACCAACTCACTGGTATCGGAACAGTCTCAGCCGCTTACTACGACACCGTTTTTGACGGGTGCTCTTCGATCCCAACGAAGCAGATCGACTTTCACGGAACAAACGACAGCGTGATCAAATACGACGGCGGTGTCCGCCACGGTGCTGATTACGAGCCCGTAGCCGAGGTGATGGAGCAGGCGGCGCAGAGAAACTACTGCGAAGAGACTCCCGACGAGGAGACGATTGACCGTCCCGGCGAAGAGTTCATGTGGGAAGGCTGCGATGCTCAGCTACGCCACTACCGCCTCGACGGCAGCGGGCACATCTGGCCCGGCAGCGACAGTGACAAAGGCCCGGGGGAGAATACCGCCGACGATTTTGCCACCCGTGAGATCCTCGACTTCTTCGGTGTTTCCTACCGCGCGAACCTGGGTTAAGGGGAGCCGGTTCTGACAGCCTCCGCTTCTGGCAATGCGAATTGCCAATGGCCGTCAATCTTTTGTTTGTAGCCGTACTTGATTCCATCAGGTCCTTGCTGGAGCTCGTGCGACGTGAGCTCGTAGTGCTGCGGTAGCCCATCGCGCCCATAGGACATCGTCCGGTGCAGTTTCTCGAACGGGCCGGGGATTCCCCGCCGCTCCATCAACCATGCGGCCAAGAGAGTCACCAGCCACACTCCTGTGGCCAAAGCCATCTGCCCGGCAATGGGGAAGTCGTGCCCAATGCCGAGCAGGAACACAGATGTGAGCGGGAACAGGATGAGGGTCTGGCCGAGGTATCCCGTCATGGACCGCTTGCCTAGGGCGTTGAAGGAAGCGAGCCAGCCGGGAACAGCCGCACCCTCGTTGATCCGGCGCTGCACCGGACGCATCGCAAGCATCACCGCGGCGAGAATCCCCGGCCCCGTCAGTCGCCCTAGCGCTTGATTGAGGAGGGCGAAGCCCGGTTCCCACTCGTAGGGCAGCACACCCACCGATGACAGCCCGAACGGAAAGCCTACGAAGAGGATTACGAGCACCGTGACGATCACCCACGCCCACAGGCGGCCGGCATACCCGTCCACATCCTGCATCACCCGCTCACGCCCCCACACGAACCCGAGGAGGACAAGGGGCAGGATGGACAGGGTGGGGAAGGCGTGCGCACCCAGCACCCCCACAGCGTGGTGGAGCTGGTCGACGTATGTCGGCTGCATATCGCCGTAGAACATGTCCATGGACAGTATCGGGGCGCCCGGCCCCTGAATGAAGATCATGAGCGCCCCGAGTGCGCAGTAGGCACACCAGAGTCCGAGCAAAACGCCTGAGACAATCCGCAGGACTCTGTCGCTGCCTCCGATGAGCAGAGCAGTCACCATTCCGCAGATGCCGTACGCGGTGAGAATGTCGCCCGGAAAGAAGAACACTAGGTGCACGAGACCGAAGCAGAAGAGGAAGAAGTACCGCTTCAGTACCACCTTCTTCGCGGCCCTGTTGGTGTAACCGCGCCGCCACAGACTTCCCACGATCATTCCGATCCCCATGCCGAGCAGCATGGAGAACATCGCCAAACCACGCACGTGGACGAACATCGCCTGGAAAATAATCAGGACTATGTCCAGAGCACTCGGATCCGCTCCTGTCCCACCGAAGAATTCTGAGTGAGCGGCATCGTGTGAGGCAAGCCAATTGGTGGGCACATTCGCCAGCGCGATGCCCAACAGGGCCATACCCCGTGCGACATCCGGCGCGATGTAGCGCACTTTGCTCACTCCCGCGCCTTGCTGTGTCCGAGTTTTCATTCCCCAGCTCCTTCTAGCGCGAGCACAACGTGCGTGTGACGTGGTGTACACCCTGAAATATACGCGTGCATGAGCTCGAGAAAGCGGCCTGAGGGAACGCGCGACCCGTCGCGAAGCAGCATTGCTGGAAACTTGAAGGTCCCCAATGTCGGCGAGGACGAGCGCTTTCTTTTTATCCGACGTTTTGCCAACCGCTTGGCAGGGTGTCAAGTACGCCAGCGTCCCGGAAGGCGGCACGCTCGCAGTGCTCGGGCTCGGCCCTATTGGCCAGATGGCTTCCCGTATCGGGGCGCGCACTTCGGCTACCGCGTGATCGGCGTCGACCCCGTTGCGGAGCGCCGCGCCATGGCATCCCGGCACGGCATCGAGGTTCTTGAGGGCGGCGAGGGGGTCGTCGAGGAGTTGCGAGAGCTTACCGACGGCCGCGGGCCCGACTCCGTCGTCGATGCCGTCGGCATGGAAGCACACGGGTCTCCCATTGCCGGCACCGCGCAGGCGGCTACTGGCCTGCTGCCCTCACCGCTCGGCCGCGCTGCCATGGACAACGCGGGTGTGGACCGCCTCAGCGCGCTCTACACCGCTATTGACGCCGTGTGACGCGGGGGAACCATCTCGTTGAGCGGCGTCTACGGCGGGATGAAGGACCCGATGCCGATGATGACGCTTTTTGACAAGCAGGTGCAGATGCGGATGGGCCAGTGCAACGTGCGCAACTGGACAGATGACATCCTCCCGCTGGTTGACGACCGGTCCGACCCCCTCGGCGTACTCGACCTGAAAACCCACACGGCATCGCTCGACGACGCTCCCGCCATGTACGAGAAGTTCCAGAAGAAGGAGGACGGCTGCATCAAGGTCGTGCTCCAGCCGTAAGCGGAGCCAACGACTGCGAGGGACCCTGCGAGCTCGTTTCTCGCGGGGTCTTTCCGCTAATCAGTCGCCCACGCCGATGAAAAAAGTGGCTCTCCGACCGACATATGTTCATCTAAATAAGTGCTGGTCGGAAAGCCGAAACCCATAAAAATGTGTCGGGCTGACAGGATTTGAACCTGCGACCCCTACACCCCCAGTGTAGTGCGCTGCCAAACTGCGCCACAGCCCGTTGTTCGCTCGCGGTGCACGCGCTCGCTTGCTCGCGTGGAACTTGGACAGATTACCGCATGGTCGGGTAATTGCGGTAATCGGCTGGTCACGTAAAGTTGCCCCATGGGCAAGTTTGACTGGTTCTGGAAAGCGATGGGCTCGTCCACCGAGCGCAACGACAAGAAATCCAAGGGCATTGTCTCGCAGGCGCACGGCTTGATCGACAGCTATGCGCAGCGCAGCGACGCGGAACTGGTCGAGGCGATCCGGGGGACGGTCGCCGGCGGGAAGATCACGGCCAAAGCGGATTTCTTGGCGGTTCTGTCTGTGGCATCGTCCCGAGCGCTTGGCATGACGCCGTTCGAGGTACAGAACCAAGCGGTGCTCCGCCTGCTCGAGGGCGATGTGATCCAGATGGCCACGGGTGAAGGCAAGACCCTTGTTGGTGCGATGGCGGCGACGGGTTTCGCGCTCACCGGGAAGCGGGTGCATCTGATCACGGTGAACAACTACCTTGCTGCGCGCGATGCGGACTGGATGCGCCCGCTGGTCGAGTTCTTCGGTCTTACGGTCGCGTCGGTGACCGAAGCCTCTAACCGTGAGGAACGCATCAACGCCTACCGCAGCGACATAGTCTACGCCCCGGTCGCCGAGATCGGCTTCGACCACCTGCGCGACAACCAGATCACGCACCGCGACCAGACGGTCCAGGTCCGCGCCGACGTCGCGCTTGTAGACGAGGCCGACAGCGTGCTTGTCGACGAAGCCTTGGTGCCCCTCGTCCTCGCCGGCGCCAAGCCGGGGGAGCAGGCCACCGGCAAGATCACTGAGGCGGTGTCGCATCTGGTGGAGGGCAAGGACTACACCATCGACTCCGACCGCAGGAACGTCTTCCTCACCGATGAGGGGGCGTCCAAGGTGGAGCGCGCCCTCGGCATCGATTCGTTGTACTCCGACGAGAACATCGGCACCGTGCTTGTGCGGGTGAACCTCGCCCTACACGCCAAGGCGCTGCTCATCCGGGACGTGCACTACATCGTCCAGGACGGCAAGATCGACCTTGTCGACGCGTCGCGCGGCCGCGTCGCAGAGCTGCAGCGCTGGCCGGATGGGCTTCAAGCTGCCGTGGAGTCCAAAGAAGGCCTCGACGTTTCCGAGGGCGGGCGCATCCTCGACCAGATCACGCTGCAGGCCCTCATGCGCCGCTACCCGATGGTCTGCGGGATGACCGGTACTGCGGTCGAAGCGACCGACCAGCTGCGCCAGTTCTACGACCTCCACGTCTCTGTGATCGACCGGGCCAAGGAATTACGCCGCTTCGACGAAGCCGACCGCATCTACGCCACCATGGACGAGAAATTCGCCGCCATCGTTGATGAAATCGCCCACATTCATTCCACCGGACAGCCGGTGCTAGTGGGCACACACGACGTGGCCGAATCCGAAACGCTGGCAGATTCCCTGCGCGAGCGCGGCATCTCAGTCAACGTGCTTAACGCGAAGAACGATGCCGAAGAAGCCCGCATTGTCGCGGAAGCCGGCGATCTCGGCCGTGTGACTGTGTCCACCCAGATGGCCGGGCGCGGCACCGACATCCGGCTGGGAGGCGCGGACGAAGCTGACCGCGATGCCGTGGTAGAGCTCGGCGGCCTCGCCGTTATCGGAACTGCCCGCCACCGCACCGCGCGACTGGACAACCAGCTTCGCGGCCGTGCCGGGCGCCAGGGCGACCCTGGGCTGAGCGTGTTCTTCGTGTCTCTGGAAGACGACATCGTCACAGCCGGAGGGGCCGATGAACGTGTGAGCACCCAGCCCGACACAGACGGCCGGATCGAGTCCAAGCGGGTGCAGGACTTCATCGAGCACTGCCAACGCGTCACGGAGGGGCAACTGCTGGAAATTCACGCGCAGACGTGGAAATACAACCAGTTGCTGGCGGACCACAGGGAGATCGTCGATAAGCGGCGCGCGTCGCTGCTGGACACCGATCAAGCGTGGCGCGAACTCGCCGAACGCGACCCGGCGCGTGCTGGTGAACTGGAGGGGCAGAGGATCGACCGCGGCGTGCTCGAACAAGCGGCGCGCGACATCATGCTGTTCCACCTCGACGACGAATGGTCCGAACACCTCGCACTCATGGACGATGTGCGCGAATCGATCCACCTCCGTGCTATCGCCCGCGAAACCCCCATTACCGAGTTCCATCGAATCGCCGTGCGGGAATTCAAGGAACTGGCCAACCGTGCAGTGGAGCGCGCTACGGACTCCTTCGGAGCCGTGACTATCGACGGCGACGGTGCGCACCTCGCAGATGCCGGATGGAAACGGCCGAATGCGACATGGACCTACATGGTCTCCGACAACCCACTGTCCGGCGGAGGAAACTCCGTTATTTCCGGCATAGCCAGCATTTTCCGTTGATGCGGGCGAGGGACCCCGGTGTCACAAGCGCGCAGCGGGACCAGTTGTCAGTATGATGATCGTGGACTTAAATTTAGATCTGTATCCGTCAAAATGTCAGGAGAAGAGATGAGCGAGAACACCGGTACACCGGAGGCACAGGTAGAGACCACCTCTGTCTTCCGTGCGGATCTTCTGAAGGAGATGGAAACGGGAGCTACCACCGCCTCTGAGCACGTCGGTGGCGTGGAGGGCCTGCCTGCCGGCGAAGCACTGCTGGTGGTCAAGCGTGGCCCGAACGCTGGTGCACGCTTCCTGCTTGATCAGGACACAACGACAGCGGGCCGCCACCCGGAGGCGGACATATTCCTCGACGATGTCACTGTGTCGCGCCGGCACGCAGAATTCCGCCGCAACGACGGCGAGTTCGAGGTCGTCGATGTCGGATCTCTGAACGGCACCTACGTGAACCGTGAACCGCGTAATTCCCAGACGCTGTCCACCGGCGACGAGATTCAAATCGGCAAATTCCGCCTCGTGTTCATTGCGGACGAGGATTAGAATGCCCCGCTAAAGACGGTATTCACTCCGCTTCGGGTCAGCAGGTTCCGCGAAAGCTGCCGTGCACCCGACGCAGGAGTGAAAGTGTTTCAGATAAATCTGAGCAGAGTACGACTGAGTTAGACAGAATTAGACACTGTGAGCGCAATCCGGAAGACAAAGCCGAGCAATCAGGCACGCCGCTCTGGCACCAAAACCATGTCTATCGGCGTGGTGATCAAGTGCCTTAGCGAGGAGTTTCCGGATGTCACCGTGTCTAAGATCCGGTTCCTCGAATCGGAGGGGCTCATCAGCCCCGAGCGCACCCAGTCCGGTTACCGCCGTTTCACCGAAGCGGATGTGGAGAGACTGCGCTACATCCTGACCACCCAGCGCGACAACTACCTGCCGTTGAAGGTGATTCGGGAGCAGCTCGAGGCGATGGACTCGGGCAAGGTCACGGCGGTGATGACCGGCCAAAGCGCGGCCCAGCCACTCATCGCACCAGAGCAATTCGCCGCACCGGCAGCGACCCGTCTCACCGACGAAGATGTTGCCGAGCATGCCGATTGCGCGCCCGAGATCGTTGCGCAATGCATCGATGCCGGATTGATCGTTCCAGACGCTTCCGGCCTGTTCACCGTCGATGATGTTCGCGTGGTCTCTACAGCTGTTTCGCTGACCGAGTTCGGCTTGGACTCCCGTCATTTGAAACGCATCAGCCAGTCCGCCAGCCGCCAGGCGGATGTGATCAGCCAGGTCACGGAGCCCGTAGCCAAATCGGGGCGCGCGGCTGCCAAGCAAGAGGCCAGCGAGATTAGTCAGCAAATGACAGCTCTTGTGGTGTCGCTCCACGCCGCACTGGTCAAGAACGAACTCCGCCGCGGATTGTCTTAACTGTCATGAGCACTGTTCCAGTTTCGCTGTGCGGGGTTTTTCCGGTTGGGCCGGAGAATTTCCTGTGCGCAGTTCTCCTGTGGGAAGAACGCCGGCGTTTTCTGCCGATCTGGCTTTCGCCAGTAGGTGGAGCTCAGCTCTTGGGAAGGATTGGGGAGTGGGAGCCAACCCGCCCCGACACGCACAACCTGCTCGTCGACATCATTGAGCAGTCGACGTCTGGGGTCGCGGCGGTCGAGCTGACCGGTTATTACAACGGTGTGTACCTGGCCCAGGTGACTATGGAAGACGGTGCCGAGATCGATTGCCGCCCAACCGATGCTCTCGCGCTGGCCCTCATGCTGGATCGGCCGATCGAGGTCGAAGAAGATGTGCTGAGCCACGCGTCCCTGTGGCTGAGCGCAGATGACGCCGCCGCATATTTCGATATCGAGTTCGACGATGATGTCGCGGTGGATTCTGGATCGCCCGACGCTGACCGCGGCAACTCTGCCAGCGGCGATATACAGGCCGACTTGGATTTCGAGAACCTCATGCGTGAGCTGGGCGTGGACGAGAAGGATCTCGGAATCGGTGATGCTCCTGATACGCAAGATGACAGTGGGGAAGACTGAACCTAAAGTTAAAGTTGAGGTTAAAACTTCGGCGTGTCGAGGGCTCGACCCTTGACCGCAGCATATGCTTGCTTTTAAATAATCTTTAGGCTCTTTCCTAAACTTCATGGGAGTAATTACGTGACTACGATCGATAGCGTGAACGCCGCCGACGGCATCGAAGCGCCGGTTCAGGAGACCCTTTTTGACCTGGGCCCCTCCGACGAGGTCGGCTACCGCGTCCCGATCGCATGCCAGGTCGCCGGTATCACGTACCGGCAGCTCGACTACTGGGCACGCACCGATCTGGTCCGGCCTTCCATCCGCAACGCAACGGGATCCGGCTCGCAGCGCCTGTACTCCTTCAAAGACATACTCGTCCTGAAGATTGTGAAGGGACTGCTGGACACGGGTATTTCGCTGCAGAACATTCGCCTCGCCGTGGACAAGCTGCGTGACCGCGGAATCAATGAGATTTCTGAAATCACCCTTGTCTCTGACGGCACCACTGTCTACGAGTGCCGCAGCAACGACGAGATCATTGACCTCCTCGGAGGGGGCCAGGGAGTGTTCGGCATCGCCGTCCCGCAGATTGTCAAGGAACTCACCGGTACTATCTCCGCGTTCCCGTCGGAGCGCATCGGTGGTATTGATGACAGCGATGACGGCAACGTCGTCGCGCTCGACGAGCTGGCTGACCGTCGTCGCCGCCGTAGCTCGTAGAATCCGATCCGCTGCCTGAAACGGTTTCGCTTTTCGCTGCGGCGGAGCTAGTTCATCGCGGAGCTAATTGCTCCGGTTAAGCCGGCTTATCCTTCTCCCGCTACATTAACCCGGCTGCGGCGCGGATCGCGGGGCCGAGGGCTTCTGCGGACTCGGCATCAGCGGTGAACTCGGCGGCACGAGCAAGAGCTGGGTCGGAGCCGCCGTCACCTGCATTGACAATGCTCAACGTTACGCCGCGTTCCTGAGCCGCTGCGAGGGCATGCTCGGGGTAATCGTTGTCGGGATCGTCCGTGCCGGATGTGATGAGGACGATCCGGACAGGCGTATCTGCGTTCGCTTCAGACTCGGCGTAGTCCACCGCGGCGGAAACGGCTTCCCGGGTGAGTGGTTGGCCGTCGTTGAGAAAACGGGCGGCCGTGCCAATGAGAGCGTCTGCGTCTGTCGTGAATGCGACATTCGCGCGGTACCCCTTGTTCGCACCGGGGGAAAGGGGAGAGGAATAATTCCACAGCGCTACGGAGCGGCCGGAACCGGTGAGTTCGCCGACTGCTTCGTCAATGGCTGCCGCGGCTGCATCGTTGTATGCGGACATTGCTGCGGAGGTGTCGAGCAGGAATAACGTGTCCACAGGTTCGCCTGCGGCCACAGCATCCGAATTGGGTGCGGGCGCGTCGGCGGGTGCCGGATCCTTGATGCGGGCACCACCCGCGGGTGCGGCAGCGGCCCAGACCTGGTCACCTACCTCCGTTCGGCCTTTCACCTCGCCGTGGGTATTCAGGAATGCCTGTCCCGCCTCTTCGGCGAATGCCTGGGCGGCTCGAGTCTGTTCCTCGCTCACAGTGTCAGTGGTTGTCAGTGGAATGGCGGAGTAGACCAGCTCTGCGCCGTCGATAGGCGTGAATGTGCGTCCCTCGGGTGCGGCGTCTTCGGCGGTGGCCACCGCTTTATCCTGGTTCGACGCTGCTTCATCAGTGGTGCGCACGCGCTGGCTGTTAAGCGCATCGACTGCTTCTTCCTGCGTGTCGGCGAAGTGACTTGCTGCGATTGCAGATGCCTCCGGCTGTTCGCCAGTGGGGAAGAGGATACTCGGCAGCGCCGGGGAATCCGGCGTAGAACCACCAGCGGCCACCGCTACACCGACGGGGGTGGCGTAGACAGCAGGAGGTTCATTAGTCGAGGCGCTTCTTCCTGTTGCCGCGAGCTCCTTGTCCGTGATCGGGGATTGCGGCGCGATGTACACGGCGGCAGTTGAAAGGTCCCCGACAAGCTCCGGTTTCACGCAGTAGTCGCGGACGACGGGCGTCGAGGCAGCATAATCGCTGACGAATCTCTCGCCTATCGACGTGCTGGCTGCTGCCACGGGGAGCGGCAGGTCACCGGCAACGCACTGCGCTTGATCGCCGGAAGCTGCGTCACTGCCGTCGCCAGAACCGTCGTCGCGCAGCAACAGCCACGCAGCACCTGCCACCACGAGCAGGACGACGGCCGAAATCAGCGCGATCAGTCCTTTGGACAGGGAGTAATTATTTTTTTCGGTGGAGTGCCGTCCCATGGCCCAAGCCCCTTTCGAGCAGACATCTTCCAAGTCAGCTTAGCTGTCCAGAACGCCCTGGAGGATCGCGACGAGGCGGTGTCGCAGGGGTTCTGCCCGCGCGGTGAATTCACGCTGCCGAGAGACGTATTCGGCCTTCCCTTCAGGTGTCTCGATGGGGACTACACCGTAGCCGAGCACCTGGCAATCGTACGGCGATGCCTCCATGTCCAGCAGACGGATA encodes:
- the der gene encoding ribosome biogenesis GTPase Der; protein product: MTGQNDSFARHNDEEDLEETQFQYTQFNPDDYEGEVVSEYEAYEQAYEDDIKEEFGEDFDDSEFGPADFGADDGEGEFGDYEDEYEYTDEEWEEIGEAFGITPDGHIEEALPTVAIVGRPNVGKSTLVNRFLGRREAVVEDHPGVTRDRVSYLADWNGQRFWVQDTGGWDPDAKGIHASIAHQSEAAMEDADVIVMVVDAHVGVTDSDAFMARNLQRSDVPVLLVANKFESESQWGDVAEFYSLGLGDPWPVSALHGRGGADVLDEIVKAFPEEPKAAASITEGPRRVALVGKPNVGKSSLLNKLSKSDRAVVDNVAGTTVDPVDELIQLDERLWRFIDTAGLRKKVKNATGHEYYASLRTRGTIDAAEVCVVLIDASQEITEQDQRVISMVLEAGKAMVIAFNKWDLMDEDRRYYFDREFDLQLNQLPWVSKINISAETGRGLHRLEKEMVTALENWDKRISTGQLNNWMREAIAANPPPMKNNRLPKVLFATMVSTRPPTIVLFTTGFLDGGYRRYLERKFREQFGYHGTPVRFAVRVRERNPRRR
- a CDS encoding PHB depolymerase family esterase, whose translation is MKRHTRITAASAALVLTASALGACGDRKDDLQVTDAANESREELAEVEADFSGEPSTFTQTMKVAGREREYMVTTPPNVDEREGLPLIFVFHGYKMTDKSMRSMTEFDKANAVVVYMQGVNSAWAPAPYAATSGDEDLEFFDAVRQEMLDKYPIDPSRVFAAGHSNGGGFAAYTACNRAHQLTGIGTVSAAYYDTVFDGCSSIPTKQIDFHGTNDSVIKYDGGVRHGADYEPVAEVMEQAAQRNYCEETPDEETIDRPGEEFMWEGCDAQLRHYRLDGSGHIWPGSDSDKGPGENTADDFATREILDFFGVSYRANLG
- a CDS encoding DUF418 domain-containing protein, coding for MKTRTQQGAGVSKVRYIAPDVARGMALLGIALANVPTNWLASHDAAHSEFFGGTGADPSALDIVLIIFQAMFVHVRGLAMFSMLLGMGIGMIVGSLWRRGYTNRAAKKVVLKRYFFLFCFGLVHLVFFFPGDILTAYGICGMVTALLIGGSDRVLRIVSGVLLGLWCAYCALGALMIFIQGPGAPILSMDMFYGDMQPTYVDQLHHAVGVLGAHAFPTLSILPLVLLGFVWGRERVMQDVDGYAGRLWAWVIVTVLVILFVGFPFGLSSVGVLPYEWEPGFALLNQALGRLTGPGILAAVMLAMRPVQRRINEGAAVPGWLASFNALGKRSMTGYLGQTLILFPLTSVFLLGIGHDFPIAGQMALATGVWLVTLLAAWLMERRGIPGPFEKLHRTMSYGRDGLPQHYELTSHELQQGPDGIKYGYKQKIDGHWQFALPEAEAVRTGSP
- a CDS encoding PHB depolymerase family esterase, which encodes MPNCRSRRIARTVTVDGIERSYQCSVPITIGAGNHGKPLPVILVVHGKGDNGLDFLIGTNLGTANAIVAAPTGQGLAWSPAPYAVTTVEEDTALIDAILADIFAAYPVDERRIYLAGFSNGGGFATVLAVNDPERYAGVATVAGAIRTDLNRIASGAPIDYLNIHGTWDDVVPYEGQNRGSLGLILPAGDVTEAFRKRNGDRARTVHIPVEGMNHEWPAGVWARSRGIDVTEEILGFFGMETLT
- a CDS encoding class I SAM-dependent methyltransferase, with the translated sequence MNTHPEPRHFKPSAKENPGFVTDAARVRTATAFRSGSDDYDDVRPTYPPDVAELVAEARSLIDVGAGTGKLTSTLLRPGRFVGALDPSMSMLGMLRSRLPDVPVWRATAEATALAGGSMDAYVSAQTWHWVDTAAASAEADRVVAQGGALMLCWNTLDVSHPWVLRLSRISHSGDVHREGFYPTVTAPWKLQRELRTRWFEAVTPEHLFALARTRSYWLRANEATRQKVAANLNWYLYDRLGFDPGQPIPLPYRTDAFLYRRAGED